A genomic stretch from Calonectris borealis chromosome 6, bCalBor7.hap1.2, whole genome shotgun sequence includes:
- the MLPH gene encoding melanophilin isoform X1 gives MGRKLDLSKLTDEEAKHVWEVVQRDFDLRKKEEERLEELKCKIDQESSKREFLTNQSHLNETHCVHCLQPFKFLLNSKRQCLDCRFYTCKNCSRYNKKEEGWVCDPCRLSRMVKIGSLEWYYEHVRSRFKRFGSAKVLQSLYGRLQPGQGLNSPFLGLHDRVYSLPDINSECQLLTSGGTGDDSDDEDDVLRGAEAECYSRMRKTKRLLSVHSFDFELDSEYSAQSRRQSVQLSPAASSPDAFQSFPDFPNSAEDASQKESRITEADLVFHHVLQEQGSGVSPPEQHFSTEVRLTVNSRRRSLERNVKPGSPWNEQPRSRYSADVDTSDEDVKGAQFPAYPPHHVKRRNRASSQENVSHSGSQIHELNKRMSAIERMLNRLEEKILVRSDESPAPDSQLDPDAEEEELKRKLEELASNISDKEVSSEEEEREEKKRVKKPEMSSSSDDMARDAQKRSSAQALSEITDKVLRAINTTEKAVCESLRGESQCNGGCALPAGQLPGLGDGKEVSEAYHELEENVYLTAGKTYRLEKTLKELEEGAQHSGTTDSELSELEDKVASAAAQVQQAESEISDIESRIAALSAAGLTVKSVEKARKKSSGQAACLHSAGPTSSSPGEPSDDVKAMPGPQGFRKKFNSPVEIAGLDDSFDRNSVYRGSLTQRNPNGKNRRVERLFAKPVMTHLS, from the exons ATGGGGAGGAAGCTGGACCTCTCCAAGCTAACCGATGAAGAGGCCAAGCATGTTTGGGAAGTCGTTCAACGGGACTTTGATCTgcggaaaaaagaggaggaacgGCTGGA GGAGTTGAAATGCAAGATCGACCAGGAGAGCAGCAAGAGAGAGTTTCTGACGAATCAATCCCACCTCAACGAAACCCACTGCGTCCACTGCCTCCAGCCCTTCAAGTTCCTGCTGAACAGCAAGCGGCAGTGCCTGGACTGTCGCTTCTACACCTGCAAGAACTGCAGCCGCTACAACAAGAAGGAGGAAGGCTGGGTCTGCGATCCCTGCCGTCTCTCCAG GATGGTGAAGATCGGTTCCCTGGAGTGGTACTACGAACACGTGCGATCCCGTTTCAAGAGGTTTGGAAGTGCCAAAGTGTTGCAGTCCCTCTACGGCAggctgcagccggggcaggggctgaaCTCCCCATTTCTAG gtCTTCATGACAGAGTTTACAGCCTGCCAGACATTAACA GTGAATGCCAGCTTCTCACCAGCGGTGGCACCGGGGACGACAGCGATGACGAAGACGATGTCCTTCGTGGAGCTGAAGCAGAGTGCTACAGCAGA ATGCGCAAGACAAAGCGCCTGCTGTCTGTCCATTCCTTTGATTTTGAACTGGACTCGGAGTACTCTGCTCAGTCTCGCCGCCAGTCTGTGCAGCTCTCTCCAGCAGCCAGCAGCCCGGATGCTTTCCAG TCCTTCCCAGATTTCCCCAACTCAGCTGAAGATGCCTCCCAGAAGGAGTCCAGGATCACGGAGGCAGATCTGGTCTTCCATCACGTCTTGCAAGAACAGGGATCGGGCGTGAGTCCTCCGGAGCAGCACTTCAGCACAGAGGTTCGGCTCACCGTCAATTCACGGAGAAGGAGCCTGGAAAGAAATGTAAAACCTGGTAG CCCCTGGAACGAGCAGCCCCGGTCCCGGTACTCTGCAGATGTGGACACCTCTGACGAGGACGTGAAGGGAGCCCAGTTCCCTGCCTACCCGCCCCACCACGTGAAACGTCGGAACAGAGCCTCCTCCCAGGAGAACGTCAGCCACTCCGGGAGTCAG ATTCATGAGCTCAACAAACGCATGTCCGCAATCGAACGCATGCTGAACCGCTTGGAGGAAAAAATCCTGGTGCGCTCTGATGAG TCTCCAGCCCCAGACTCCCAACTTGATCCTGATGCTGAAGAGGAGGAGTTGAAGAGGAAGCTGGAGGAGTTGGCTAGCAACATCAGTGACAAAGAAGTCTCTTCTGAAGAAGAGGAGCgtgaagaaaagaagagagtgaAGAAACCAGAGATGAGTTCCTCCAGTGATGACATGGCCAGAGATGCTCAAAAG AGATCGTCGGCTCAGGCTTTGAGCGAAATCACGGACAAAGTACTGAGAGCCATAAACACCACGGAGAAAGCGGTGTGTGAGTCGTTGCGTGGAGAAAGCCAGTGCAACGGCGGCTGTGCCCTCCCCGCGGGGCAGCTTCCCGGCCTGGGAGACGGAAAAGAGGTGTCCGAAGCCTACCATGAGCTTGAAGAAAAC gtGTACCTGACTGCTGGGAAGACCTACCGGCTTGAGAAGACCCTGAAGGAGCTTGAGGAAGGGGCTCAGCACAGCGGCACTACCGACTCGGAGCTGTCGGAGCTGGAGGACAAAGTGGCCTCGGCAGCCGCTCAGGTGCAGCAGGCAGAGAGCGAG ATATCGGACATCGAATCTCGAATTGCGGCTCTATCCGCTGCAGGGCTGACAGTGAAGTCGGTGGAAAAGGCGAGGAAGAAGTCGAGCGGGCAG GCTGCCTGCCTCCACTCCGCCggtcccaccagcagcagcccaggggaGCCTTCGGATGACGTTAAA gcCATGCCCGGACCGCAGGGGTTCAGGAAGAAGTTTAACAGTCCTGTCGAAATTGCCG GTCTTGACGACTCCTTTGACCGCAACTCCGTTTACCGTGGCTCTCTGACGCAGAGAAACCCCAACGGGAAGAACAGGAGAGTGGAGCGGCTCTTTGCG AAGCCTGTGATGACCCACTTGTCCTGA
- the MLPH gene encoding melanophilin isoform X9, with translation MGRKLDLSKLTDEEAKHVWEVVQRDFDLRKKEEERLEELKCKIDQESSKREFLTNQSHLNETHCVHCLQPFKFLLNSKRQCLDCRFYTCKNCSRYNKKEEGWVCDPCRLSRMVKIGSLEWYYEHVRSRFKRFGSAKVLQSLYGRLQPGQGLNSPFLGLHDRVYSLPDINSECQLLTSGGTGDDSDDEDDVLRGAEAECYSRMRKTKRLLSVHSFDFELDSEYSAQSRRQSVQLSPAASSPDAFQSFPDFPNSAEDASQKESRITEADLVFHHVLQEQGSGVSPPEQHFSTEVRLTVNSRRRSLERNVKPGSPWNEQPRSRYSADVDTSDEDVKGAQFPAYPPHHVKRRNRASSQENVSHSGSQIHELNKRMSAIERMLNRLEEKILVRSDESPAPDSQLDPDAEEEELKRKLEELASNISDKEVSSEEEEREEKKRVKKPEMSSSSDDMARDAQKRSSAQALSEITDKVLRAINTTEKAVCESLRGESQCNGGCALPAGQLPGLGDGKEVSEAYHELEENVYLTAGKTYRLEKTLKELEEGAQHSGTTDSELSELEDKVASAAAQVQQAESEISDIESRIAALSAAGLTVKSVEKARKKSSGQAACLHSAGPTSSSPGEPSDDVKAMPGPQGFRKKFNSPVEIAGLDDSFDRNSVYRGSLTQRNPNGKNRRVERLFAKPVMTHLS, from the exons ATGGGGAGGAAGCTGGACCTCTCCAAGCTAACCGATGAAGAGGCCAAGCATGTTTGGGAAGTCGTTCAACGGGACTTTGATCTgcggaaaaaagaggaggaacgGCTGGA GGAGTTGAAATGCAAGATCGACCAGGAGAGCAGCAAGAGAGAGTTTCTGACGAATCAATCCCACCTCAACGAAACCCACTGCGTCCACTGCCTCCAGCCCTTCAAGTTCCTGCTGAACAGCAAGCGGCAGTGCCTGGACTGTCGCTTCTACACCTGCAAGAACTGCAGCCGCTACAACAAGAAGGAGGAAGGCTGGGTCTGCGATCCCTGCCGTCTCTCCAG GATGGTGAAGATCGGTTCCCTGGAGTGGTACTACGAACACGTGCGATCCCGTTTCAAGAGGTTTGGAAGTGCCAAAGTGTTGCAGTCCCTCTACGGCAggctgcagccggggcaggggctgaaCTCCCCATTTCTAG gtCTTCATGACAGAGTTTACAGCCTGCCAGACATTAACA GTGAATGCCAGCTTCTCACCAGCGGTGGCACCGGGGACGACAGCGATGACGAAGACGATGTCCTTCGTGGAGCTGAAGCAGAGTGCTACAGCAGA ATGCGCAAGACAAAGCGCCTGCTGTCTGTCCATTCCTTTGATTTTGAACTGGACTCGGAGTACTCTGCTCAGTCTCGCCGCCAGTCTGTGCAGCTCTCTCCAGCAGCCAGCAGCCCGGATGCTTTCCAG TCCTTCCCAGATTTCCCCAACTCAGCTGAAGATGCCTCCCAGAAGGAGTCCAGGATCACGGAGGCAGATCTGGTCTTCCATCACGTCTTGCAAGAACAGGGATCGGGCGTGAGTCCTCCGGAGCAGCACTTCAGCACAGAGGTTCGGCTCACCGTCAATTCACGGAGAAGGAGCCTGGAAAGAAATGTAAAACCTG GCAGCCCCTGGAACGAGCAGCCCCGGTCCCGGTACTCTGCAGATGTGGACACCTCTGACGAGGACGTGAAGGGAGCCCAGTTCCCTGCCTACCCGCCCCACCACGTGAAACGTCGGAACAGAGCCTCCTCCCAGGAGAACGTCAGCCACTCCGGGAGTCAG ATTCATGAGCTCAACAAACGCATGTCCGCAATCGAACGCATGCTGAACCGCTTGGAGGAAAAAATCCTGGTGCGCTCTGATGAG TCTCCAGCCCCAGACTCCCAACTTGATCCTGATGCTGAAGAGGAGGAGTTGAAGAGGAAGCTGGAGGAGTTGGCTAGCAACATCAGTGACAAAGAAGTCTCTTCTGAAGAAGAGGAGCgtgaagaaaagaagagagtgaAGAAACCAGAGATGAGTTCCTCCAGTGATGACATGGCCAGAGATGCTCAAAAG AGATCGTCGGCTCAGGCTTTGAGCGAAATCACGGACAAAGTACTGAGAGCCATAAACACCACGGAGAAAGCGGTGTGTGAGTCGTTGCGTGGAGAAAGCCAGTGCAACGGCGGCTGTGCCCTCCCCGCGGGGCAGCTTCCCGGCCTGGGAGACGGAAAAGAGGTGTCCGAAGCCTACCATGAGCTTGAAGAAAAC gtGTACCTGACTGCTGGGAAGACCTACCGGCTTGAGAAGACCCTGAAGGAGCTTGAGGAAGGGGCTCAGCACAGCGGCACTACCGACTCGGAGCTGTCGGAGCTGGAGGACAAAGTGGCCTCGGCAGCCGCTCAGGTGCAGCAGGCAGAGAGCGAG ATATCGGACATCGAATCTCGAATTGCGGCTCTATCCGCTGCAGGGCTGACAGTGAAGTCGGTGGAAAAGGCGAGGAAGAAGTCGAGCGGGCAG GCTGCCTGCCTCCACTCCGCCggtcccaccagcagcagcccaggggaGCCTTCGGATGACGTTAAA gcCATGCCCGGACCGCAGGGGTTCAGGAAGAAGTTTAACAGTCCTGTCGAAATTGCCG GTCTTGACGACTCCTTTGACCGCAACTCCGTTTACCGTGGCTCTCTGACGCAGAGAAACCCCAACGGGAAGAACAGGAGAGTGGAGCGGCTCTTTGCG AAGCCTGTGATGACCCACTTGTCCTGA
- the MLPH gene encoding melanophilin isoform X4, which translates to MGRKLDLSKLTDEEAKHVWEVVQRDFDLRKKEEERLEELKCKIDQESSKREFLTNQSHLNETHCVHCLQPFKFLLNSKRQCLDCRFYTCKNCSRYNKKEEGWVCDPCRLSRMVKIGSLEWYYEHVRSRFKRFGSAKVLQSLYGRLQPGQGLNSPFLGLHDRVYSLPDINSECQLLTSGGTGDDSDDEDDVLRGAEAECYSRSFPDFPNSAEDASQKESRITEADLVFHHVLQEQGSGVSPPEQHFSTEVRLTVNSRRRSLERNVKPGSPWNEQPRSRYSADVDTSDEDVKGAQFPAYPPHHVKRRNRASSQENVSHSGSQIHELNKRMSAIERMLNRLEEKILVRSDESPAPDSQLDPDAEEEELKRKLEELASNISDKEVSSEEEEREEKKRVKKPEMSSSSDDMARDAQKRSSAQALSEITDKVLRAINTTEKAVCESLRGESQCNGGCALPAGQLPGLGDGKEVSEAYHELEENVYLTAGKTYRLEKTLKELEEGAQHSGTTDSELSELEDKVASAAAQVQQAESEISDIESRIAALSAAGLTVKSVEKARKKSSGQAACLHSAGPTSSSPGEPSDDVKAMPGPQGFRKKFNSPVEIAGLDDSFDRNSVYRGSLTQRNPNGKNRRVERLFAKPVMTHLS; encoded by the exons ATGGGGAGGAAGCTGGACCTCTCCAAGCTAACCGATGAAGAGGCCAAGCATGTTTGGGAAGTCGTTCAACGGGACTTTGATCTgcggaaaaaagaggaggaacgGCTGGA GGAGTTGAAATGCAAGATCGACCAGGAGAGCAGCAAGAGAGAGTTTCTGACGAATCAATCCCACCTCAACGAAACCCACTGCGTCCACTGCCTCCAGCCCTTCAAGTTCCTGCTGAACAGCAAGCGGCAGTGCCTGGACTGTCGCTTCTACACCTGCAAGAACTGCAGCCGCTACAACAAGAAGGAGGAAGGCTGGGTCTGCGATCCCTGCCGTCTCTCCAG GATGGTGAAGATCGGTTCCCTGGAGTGGTACTACGAACACGTGCGATCCCGTTTCAAGAGGTTTGGAAGTGCCAAAGTGTTGCAGTCCCTCTACGGCAggctgcagccggggcaggggctgaaCTCCCCATTTCTAG gtCTTCATGACAGAGTTTACAGCCTGCCAGACATTAACA GTGAATGCCAGCTTCTCACCAGCGGTGGCACCGGGGACGACAGCGATGACGAAGACGATGTCCTTCGTGGAGCTGAAGCAGAGTGCTACAGCAGA TCCTTCCCAGATTTCCCCAACTCAGCTGAAGATGCCTCCCAGAAGGAGTCCAGGATCACGGAGGCAGATCTGGTCTTCCATCACGTCTTGCAAGAACAGGGATCGGGCGTGAGTCCTCCGGAGCAGCACTTCAGCACAGAGGTTCGGCTCACCGTCAATTCACGGAGAAGGAGCCTGGAAAGAAATGTAAAACCTGGTAG CCCCTGGAACGAGCAGCCCCGGTCCCGGTACTCTGCAGATGTGGACACCTCTGACGAGGACGTGAAGGGAGCCCAGTTCCCTGCCTACCCGCCCCACCACGTGAAACGTCGGAACAGAGCCTCCTCCCAGGAGAACGTCAGCCACTCCGGGAGTCAG ATTCATGAGCTCAACAAACGCATGTCCGCAATCGAACGCATGCTGAACCGCTTGGAGGAAAAAATCCTGGTGCGCTCTGATGAG TCTCCAGCCCCAGACTCCCAACTTGATCCTGATGCTGAAGAGGAGGAGTTGAAGAGGAAGCTGGAGGAGTTGGCTAGCAACATCAGTGACAAAGAAGTCTCTTCTGAAGAAGAGGAGCgtgaagaaaagaagagagtgaAGAAACCAGAGATGAGTTCCTCCAGTGATGACATGGCCAGAGATGCTCAAAAG AGATCGTCGGCTCAGGCTTTGAGCGAAATCACGGACAAAGTACTGAGAGCCATAAACACCACGGAGAAAGCGGTGTGTGAGTCGTTGCGTGGAGAAAGCCAGTGCAACGGCGGCTGTGCCCTCCCCGCGGGGCAGCTTCCCGGCCTGGGAGACGGAAAAGAGGTGTCCGAAGCCTACCATGAGCTTGAAGAAAAC gtGTACCTGACTGCTGGGAAGACCTACCGGCTTGAGAAGACCCTGAAGGAGCTTGAGGAAGGGGCTCAGCACAGCGGCACTACCGACTCGGAGCTGTCGGAGCTGGAGGACAAAGTGGCCTCGGCAGCCGCTCAGGTGCAGCAGGCAGAGAGCGAG ATATCGGACATCGAATCTCGAATTGCGGCTCTATCCGCTGCAGGGCTGACAGTGAAGTCGGTGGAAAAGGCGAGGAAGAAGTCGAGCGGGCAG GCTGCCTGCCTCCACTCCGCCggtcccaccagcagcagcccaggggaGCCTTCGGATGACGTTAAA gcCATGCCCGGACCGCAGGGGTTCAGGAAGAAGTTTAACAGTCCTGTCGAAATTGCCG GTCTTGACGACTCCTTTGACCGCAACTCCGTTTACCGTGGCTCTCTGACGCAGAGAAACCCCAACGGGAAGAACAGGAGAGTGGAGCGGCTCTTTGCG AAGCCTGTGATGACCCACTTGTCCTGA
- the MLPH gene encoding melanophilin isoform X5 encodes MGRKLDLSKLTDEEAKHVWEVVQRDFDLRKKEEERLEELKCKIDQESSKREFLTNQSHLNETHCVHCLQPFKFLLNSKRQCLDCRFYTCKNCSRYNKKEEGWVCDPCRLSRMVKIGSLEWYYEHVRSRFKRFGSAKVLQSLYGRLQPGQGLNSPFLGLHDRVYSLPDINSECQLLTSGGTGDDSDDEDDVLRGAEAECYSRMRKTKRLLSVHSFDFELDSEYSAQSRRQSVQLSPAASSPDAFQSFPDFPNSAEDASQKESRITEADLVFHHVLQEQGSGVSPPEQHFSTEVRLTVNSRRRSLERNVKPGSPWNEQPRSRYSADVDTSDEDVKGAQFPAYPPHHVKRRNRASSQENVSHSGSQIHELNKRMSAIERMLNRLEEKILVRSDESPAPDSQLDPDAEEEELKRKLEELASNISDKEVSSEEEEREEKKRVKKPEMSSSSDDMARDAQKVYLTAGKTYRLEKTLKELEEGAQHSGTTDSELSELEDKVASAAAQVQQAESEISDIESRIAALSAAGLTVKSVEKARKKSSGQAACLHSAGPTSSSPGEPSDDVKAMPGPQGFRKKFNSPVEIAGLDDSFDRNSVYRGSLTQRNPNGKNRRVERLFAKPVMTHLS; translated from the exons ATGGGGAGGAAGCTGGACCTCTCCAAGCTAACCGATGAAGAGGCCAAGCATGTTTGGGAAGTCGTTCAACGGGACTTTGATCTgcggaaaaaagaggaggaacgGCTGGA GGAGTTGAAATGCAAGATCGACCAGGAGAGCAGCAAGAGAGAGTTTCTGACGAATCAATCCCACCTCAACGAAACCCACTGCGTCCACTGCCTCCAGCCCTTCAAGTTCCTGCTGAACAGCAAGCGGCAGTGCCTGGACTGTCGCTTCTACACCTGCAAGAACTGCAGCCGCTACAACAAGAAGGAGGAAGGCTGGGTCTGCGATCCCTGCCGTCTCTCCAG GATGGTGAAGATCGGTTCCCTGGAGTGGTACTACGAACACGTGCGATCCCGTTTCAAGAGGTTTGGAAGTGCCAAAGTGTTGCAGTCCCTCTACGGCAggctgcagccggggcaggggctgaaCTCCCCATTTCTAG gtCTTCATGACAGAGTTTACAGCCTGCCAGACATTAACA GTGAATGCCAGCTTCTCACCAGCGGTGGCACCGGGGACGACAGCGATGACGAAGACGATGTCCTTCGTGGAGCTGAAGCAGAGTGCTACAGCAGA ATGCGCAAGACAAAGCGCCTGCTGTCTGTCCATTCCTTTGATTTTGAACTGGACTCGGAGTACTCTGCTCAGTCTCGCCGCCAGTCTGTGCAGCTCTCTCCAGCAGCCAGCAGCCCGGATGCTTTCCAG TCCTTCCCAGATTTCCCCAACTCAGCTGAAGATGCCTCCCAGAAGGAGTCCAGGATCACGGAGGCAGATCTGGTCTTCCATCACGTCTTGCAAGAACAGGGATCGGGCGTGAGTCCTCCGGAGCAGCACTTCAGCACAGAGGTTCGGCTCACCGTCAATTCACGGAGAAGGAGCCTGGAAAGAAATGTAAAACCTGGTAG CCCCTGGAACGAGCAGCCCCGGTCCCGGTACTCTGCAGATGTGGACACCTCTGACGAGGACGTGAAGGGAGCCCAGTTCCCTGCCTACCCGCCCCACCACGTGAAACGTCGGAACAGAGCCTCCTCCCAGGAGAACGTCAGCCACTCCGGGAGTCAG ATTCATGAGCTCAACAAACGCATGTCCGCAATCGAACGCATGCTGAACCGCTTGGAGGAAAAAATCCTGGTGCGCTCTGATGAG TCTCCAGCCCCAGACTCCCAACTTGATCCTGATGCTGAAGAGGAGGAGTTGAAGAGGAAGCTGGAGGAGTTGGCTAGCAACATCAGTGACAAAGAAGTCTCTTCTGAAGAAGAGGAGCgtgaagaaaagaagagagtgaAGAAACCAGAGATGAGTTCCTCCAGTGATGACATGGCCAGAGATGCTCAAAAG gtGTACCTGACTGCTGGGAAGACCTACCGGCTTGAGAAGACCCTGAAGGAGCTTGAGGAAGGGGCTCAGCACAGCGGCACTACCGACTCGGAGCTGTCGGAGCTGGAGGACAAAGTGGCCTCGGCAGCCGCTCAGGTGCAGCAGGCAGAGAGCGAG ATATCGGACATCGAATCTCGAATTGCGGCTCTATCCGCTGCAGGGCTGACAGTGAAGTCGGTGGAAAAGGCGAGGAAGAAGTCGAGCGGGCAG GCTGCCTGCCTCCACTCCGCCggtcccaccagcagcagcccaggggaGCCTTCGGATGACGTTAAA gcCATGCCCGGACCGCAGGGGTTCAGGAAGAAGTTTAACAGTCCTGTCGAAATTGCCG GTCTTGACGACTCCTTTGACCGCAACTCCGTTTACCGTGGCTCTCTGACGCAGAGAAACCCCAACGGGAAGAACAGGAGAGTGGAGCGGCTCTTTGCG AAGCCTGTGATGACCCACTTGTCCTGA